The Desulfatiglans anilini DSM 4660 genome has a segment encoding these proteins:
- the prxU gene encoding thioredoxin-dependent peroxiredoxin (Most members of this family contain a selenocysteine.): MAEKPKVGCARPTGGLVGQAGEAKEPQPSTPAKEERKMIQVGKPAPDFVAPAYHKGEFTAVKLSECLGKWVVLCFYPGDFTFVUATEISAVADRYPEFQKLGVEVLSMSVDSVFVHKMWNDYELSKMVKGGVPFPMLADGGGKVGLAYGVYDEDAGVENRGRFIIDPDGVIQGYEVLTPPVGRHVAETLRQIQAFQHVRATKGAEATPSGWRPGKLTLKPGPDLVGKVWEVWKPEMERE, translated from the coding sequence ATGGCGGAAAAGCCGAAAGTGGGCTGTGCGCGTCCAACCGGCGGTTTGGTCGGACAGGCAGGTGAGGCCAAAGAACCGCAACCTTCGACACCGGCAAAGGAGGAAAGAAAGATGATCCAGGTGGGAAAACCAGCCCCCGATTTTGTCGCCCCGGCCTATCACAAGGGCGAGTTCACAGCCGTAAAGCTCTCGGAGTGTTTGGGGAAATGGGTGGTATTGTGCTTCTACCCCGGTGATTTCACCTTCGTCTGAGCGACCGAGATATCGGCGGTCGCCGATCGATATCCAGAGTTTCAGAAACTGGGGGTCGAGGTCCTGTCCATGAGCGTTGACAGTGTCTTCGTGCACAAGATGTGGAACGACTACGAATTGTCCAAGATGGTCAAAGGAGGCGTGCCTTTCCCAATGCTTGCCGACGGTGGGGGGAAGGTCGGGCTGGCCTACGGGGTGTACGATGAGGATGCCGGGGTCGAGAACCGCGGCCGGTTCATCATCGACCCGGACGGCGTGATCCAGGGATACGAGGTCCTGACGCCCCCGGTCGGGCGCCATGTCGCCGAGACCCTTCGCCAGATTCAGGCCTTCCAGCACGTCAGAGCGACCAAAGGGGCCGAGGCCACCCCATCGGGATGGCGGCCCGGCAAGCTCACCCTGAAGCCTGGGCCGGACCTCGTGGGGAAGGTCTGGGAGGTCTGGAAACCGGAAATGGAGCGCGAATAG
- a CDS encoding ABC transporter ATP-binding protein, whose translation MLEVKKLGGNLGGFTLHDIDLKVPKGEYFSILGSTGAGKTVLIEYIAGIYKPDNGSILVGGEDVTPLYPEERNIGYVPQDYALFPNLTVEKNIAYGLEARRMPVDQISQVVSQMISLLRIEYIRHRMPLNLSGGEKQRVALGRALATSPRLLLLDEPLSALDENLRGEMARELRQIQREVNATFIHVCHNFEEAADVSDRVAIMDGGRIVQIGTLKEIMASPKNAFVARFVKSQNIFPAESDGSEIRIGEHCFRKKNPFKGKVIAVIRPEHIEVLENENGNEKQGSVVTVIRTLEKPYFNEITVDGAMPLVIHTSTDRVSHTGDRIRIHIPPEHIVVMND comes from the coding sequence ATGCTTGAAGTCAAAAAGCTCGGTGGAAATCTGGGGGGGTTCACGCTCCACGATATCGATCTGAAGGTGCCGAAAGGGGAGTATTTTTCGATCCTCGGCTCGACCGGCGCCGGCAAGACGGTCCTGATCGAGTATATCGCGGGGATTTACAAGCCGGATAACGGCAGCATCCTGGTGGGTGGGGAGGACGTGACACCCCTCTATCCAGAGGAGCGGAACATCGGGTATGTCCCGCAGGACTATGCCCTGTTCCCCAATCTGACGGTCGAAAAGAACATCGCGTACGGCCTGGAGGCGAGGAGGATGCCTGTGGATCAGATCTCCCAGGTCGTTTCGCAGATGATCTCACTGCTCCGGATCGAGTATATCCGTCATCGCATGCCCCTCAACCTGAGCGGCGGCGAGAAGCAGCGGGTCGCCCTGGGGCGTGCGCTGGCGACCAGTCCGAGGCTGCTCCTCCTGGATGAGCCCCTGAGCGCATTGGATGAAAATCTGAGGGGAGAGATGGCGAGGGAGTTGAGGCAGATCCAGCGCGAGGTGAATGCGACCTTTATCCATGTCTGCCACAACTTCGAAGAGGCCGCCGATGTCTCCGACCGCGTCGCCATCATGGACGGTGGACGAATAGTCCAAATCGGCACGCTGAAGGAGATCATGGCCAGTCCGAAGAATGCCTTCGTGGCGAGGTTTGTAAAATCGCAAAACATCTTCCCGGCTGAGAGCGACGGATCGGAGATCCGGATCGGCGAGCATTGCTTTAGGAAGAAAAACCCGTTCAAGGGAAAGGTCATCGCCGTGATCAGGCCGGAGCACATCGAGGTTCTGGAAAATGAAAACGGCAACGAAAAACAAGGCTCTGTCGTGACGGTCATCCGCACGCTCGAAAAACCCTATTTCAACGAGATCACGGTCGATGGCGCCATGCCATTGGTCATCCACACATCGACCGATCGGGTATCCCATACCGGAGATCGCATCAGGATACATATTCCGCCGGAACATATTGTGGTGATGAATGATTGA
- a CDS encoding alginate export family protein: MIFLVLLFFGPLMVQSEAKADWLDDRLKGIELGPGRLDLSANVRFRYEYMDQFNIQTYGTGRDDEVLLTRVRVNLGYTLPQKINFFVQFQDARFFLSDLDKDDFGRSCPYLNELDLRQAFVEWREIGTSPLGFKVGRQAIKYGDNRIFGPGDWGNVGRYTWDAGKLLWQSKSVDVDIFAGERIFYLKDEFDDEHYPYKAYAAYAQIKAVPGNKLDLFYVVKHDSDETTKGESGLGDLLVQTVGFYAKGKWNRLDYASTFAYQFGDYGRDSVRAFGFNVEGGYTFPAPWKPRLAAAVSYASGDDDPKDGRHGTFDGVFGAIDLYYGRMNLFSWMNLVDLQVGVGVKPAEKMKLSLDYHHFRLAEDRDAWYYCTGKKMRWDPTGSSGSELGEEIDLIWKYQVCPRIGLMAGCAGFYPGEFVEKTGSHEDAYWAFGQIEIKI, encoded by the coding sequence ATGATTTTTCTGGTGCTTCTGTTTTTCGGACCCTTGATGGTGCAATCCGAGGCGAAGGCCGATTGGCTGGACGATCGGTTGAAGGGGATCGAACTCGGCCCCGGCAGGCTCGATTTGAGCGCCAATGTCCGTTTCCGGTACGAGTATATGGACCAGTTCAACATCCAGACCTACGGGACGGGCCGGGACGACGAGGTTTTGCTGACGCGTGTACGGGTCAACCTGGGGTACACGCTGCCGCAGAAGATAAACTTTTTCGTGCAGTTTCAGGACGCGCGCTTCTTTCTCTCCGACCTCGACAAGGATGATTTCGGGCGGAGCTGTCCCTATCTGAATGAGCTGGACCTTCGGCAGGCCTTCGTGGAATGGCGGGAGATAGGGACATCCCCCTTGGGTTTCAAGGTGGGAAGGCAGGCTATCAAGTACGGAGACAACCGGATCTTCGGTCCCGGAGACTGGGGCAACGTCGGCCGCTACACGTGGGATGCCGGAAAGCTGCTGTGGCAGAGCAAGAGTGTGGATGTCGATATCTTTGCCGGGGAGCGCATCTTCTACCTCAAAGACGAATTCGATGACGAACACTATCCCTACAAGGCGTACGCAGCCTACGCACAGATCAAGGCGGTCCCGGGGAACAAACTCGACCTCTTCTACGTCGTCAAACACGATTCGGATGAGACCACCAAGGGCGAATCCGGGCTCGGAGACCTGCTGGTCCAGACCGTGGGTTTTTATGCCAAGGGGAAGTGGAATCGGCTGGACTACGCCTCAACCTTCGCCTACCAGTTCGGGGATTATGGCCGGGACAGCGTCCGCGCCTTCGGTTTCAACGTCGAGGGCGGGTACACCTTCCCGGCGCCTTGGAAGCCGCGTCTCGCCGCCGCGGTCAGCTACGCCTCCGGAGACGATGACCCCAAGGACGGGAGACACGGGACGTTCGACGGGGTGTTCGGCGCCATCGATCTGTACTACGGGCGCATGAACCTGTTTTCCTGGATGAACCTGGTGGACCTCCAGGTCGGCGTGGGGGTGAAACCGGCCGAGAAGATGAAACTGTCCCTCGATTATCACCACTTCCGCCTGGCGGAGGATCGGGATGCCTGGTACTACTGCACCGGAAAAAAGATGCGGTGGGACCCGACCGGCTCCTCCGGCTCGGAACTGGGAGAAGAGATCGATCTGATCTGGAAGTATCAGGTGTGCCCTCGCATCGGGCTGATGGCGGGATGCGCAGGATTTTACCCGGGCGAGTTCGTCGAAAAGACCGGCAGCCATGAGGATGCCTATTGGGCCTTCGGCCAGATCGAAATCAAGATCTGA
- a CDS encoding ABC transporter permease, with protein MTLTSRGGWWPALCTTTVGAVLAVYVLLVASNWIYLGWHDTLYFFSKSRMWERFWLTVWTATVSTSFSLIIGIPAGYALSRFRFPCRHLFATIIDLPIVVSPAVVGAFLFGITTRFPFDWISEHYTIYIGRNVYGVLLVQFTVTAAFCARLMKATFDMIPVKFEMVSNSLGASPARTFFKVILPMAKNGIIASMIVVWARAAAEWEGLMLFVGATEGKTDIMPFAIYLDWNGGMMGWVTSMSIVCILMAVSAISAMKWIGGRSNVW; from the coding sequence ATGACTCTGACGTCTCGCGGGGGATGGTGGCCGGCCTTGTGCACCACAACGGTTGGCGCGGTCCTGGCGGTCTATGTTTTGCTCGTGGCGAGCAACTGGATTTACCTCGGCTGGCACGACACCCTCTATTTTTTCTCGAAATCCCGGATGTGGGAGCGCTTCTGGCTGACGGTCTGGACGGCGACGGTTTCCACTTCCTTCTCTCTGATCATCGGGATACCGGCGGGATACGCCCTTTCGAGGTTCCGATTTCCGTGCCGGCATCTGTTCGCTACGATCATCGACTTGCCGATCGTGGTTTCCCCGGCGGTGGTCGGTGCATTCCTATTCGGCATTACGACCCGCTTCCCGTTCGACTGGATCAGTGAACATTACACCATCTACATCGGCCGGAACGTATACGGCGTGCTCCTGGTCCAGTTTACGGTGACCGCCGCCTTTTGCGCCCGGCTCATGAAGGCGACCTTCGACATGATTCCCGTCAAATTCGAGATGGTTTCCAACAGCTTGGGGGCATCGCCCGCACGGACCTTTTTCAAGGTCATTCTCCCGATGGCGAAGAACGGCATCATCGCCAGCATGATCGTCGTCTGGGCAAGGGCCGCCGCCGAATGGGAGGGGTTGATGCTCTTTGTCGGGGCGACCGAGGGAAAGACGGATATCATGCCTTTCGCCATTTACCTGGACTGGAACGGAGGAATGATGGGATGGGTCACCTCGATGAGCATCGTCTGCATCCTGATGGCGGTTTCCGCAATATCGGCGATGAAATGGATAGGAGGGAGGAGCAATGTCTGGTAA
- the modA gene encoding molybdate ABC transporter substrate-binding protein, whose protein sequence is MNVIKNWAIFCFVGVLFLFSNAYAEDKELLFHAGLGQRGALNEIKEIFEEQNPSIHVNFSYKGSGYFIADITRSKQGDLFMPGEEFYLLQAVERGFVTDYHPETDIPAYFVTVIITPAGNPKNITCIEDFAKPGIKVGLGNPRSCAIGIWHQKTFEKAGIWDKVKENATLSAKCIPELGNAAQHRAIDCTIVWATTAVLYLRDAEIIPIEHQYRGIVRLPIGILKFARYEEDARKLMDFILSSEGRAVFHRHAYAINPVIPVDEQGFCLDGTTDQDMQYLVNAAKAVKDDSFPVNEETVGDLTSEVLRQKKTKRAGD, encoded by the coding sequence ATGAACGTGATCAAGAATTGGGCGATTTTTTGCTTTGTTGGTGTGCTTTTCCTATTTTCCAATGCATACGCGGAGGATAAAGAACTGCTTTTCCATGCCGGTTTGGGGCAGAGGGGCGCCCTGAATGAAATCAAGGAGATTTTCGAAGAGCAGAACCCGTCCATCCACGTCAATTTTTCCTATAAGGGGTCCGGCTACTTTATCGCGGATATCACCCGCTCAAAGCAAGGGGACCTCTTCATGCCAGGCGAGGAGTTCTATCTGCTCCAGGCGGTGGAACGGGGGTTTGTGACCGACTATCATCCTGAGACGGACATCCCTGCCTATTTTGTGACCGTGATCATCACGCCTGCCGGAAACCCCAAAAACATCACTTGTATAGAGGATTTCGCCAAACCCGGTATAAAAGTGGGGCTCGGCAACCCGCGCTCCTGCGCCATCGGAATCTGGCATCAAAAGACCTTCGAAAAGGCGGGCATCTGGGACAAGGTCAAGGAGAATGCCACCCTGAGCGCCAAGTGCATCCCCGAACTGGGGAATGCGGCGCAGCACCGGGCGATCGACTGCACGATCGTCTGGGCGACGACGGCGGTGCTTTACCTGAGGGATGCGGAGATCATCCCGATCGAACACCAATACCGGGGGATTGTCCGGCTGCCGATCGGCATCCTGAAATTCGCCCGGTACGAAGAAGACGCGCGAAAACTGATGGATTTCATCCTTTCGAGCGAGGGCCGGGCCGTCTTCCACCGGCATGCCTATGCTATCAACCCTGTGATCCCGGTGGACGAGCAGGGCTTCTGCCTGGATGGGACGACCGATCAGGACATGCAATATCTGGTCAACGCCGCCAAGGCCGTCAAGGATGATTCGTTCCCGGTCAATGAGGAAACGGTAGGCGATCTGACCAGTGAGGTCTTACGGCAGAAGAAGACGAAGCGGGCTGGAGATTAG
- a CDS encoding ABC transporter permease subunit: protein MSGKRRSRSLFNLFFTCFAGLLFFYSAYLFLSNLDQLFVDQAAVETREIIEVWGEDREIMNEFGGGFWKDAYFWKSLNLTFAITVLTTFIAAVLGIPAAYGLSRYKIPGKSFIDVLFSSLMVMPGSVIGICLIVMFNYGPLWKLQQALGFKFAHSIFPGMVIASLVLSFAFGMSAWKAAFDSVNPRFEQIARSLGSNRYRAFRTVTLPLAKSGIVAGIILAWTRAMAEFSAVLFFCGTFRELPPSRFSDLTKMLQMDQADWVSVAVWAQVEFGNVEYGFALAFVLVLVGGISVYAMHRIGAKGYVW from the coding sequence ATGTCTGGTAAAAGGCGCAGCCGCAGCCTGTTCAACCTGTTTTTCACCTGTTTTGCCGGCCTGCTGTTCTTCTATTCCGCCTACCTGTTCCTGAGCAACCTGGATCAGCTCTTCGTGGATCAGGCAGCCGTGGAAACCCGTGAAATCATCGAGGTATGGGGCGAGGACCGGGAGATTATGAACGAGTTCGGAGGCGGATTCTGGAAGGATGCCTATTTCTGGAAGTCGCTCAATCTGACCTTCGCGATCACGGTCCTTACGACCTTCATCGCGGCCGTGCTGGGCATCCCCGCAGCCTATGGGCTTTCCCGGTACAAGATCCCCGGCAAATCCTTCATCGATGTCCTTTTCTCTTCCCTGATGGTGATGCCCGGTTCTGTCATCGGCATCTGCCTGATCGTGATGTTCAACTACGGCCCCTTGTGGAAATTGCAGCAGGCCCTGGGCTTCAAGTTCGCCCACAGCATCTTTCCGGGCATGGTCATCGCGTCGCTGGTGCTCTCTTTCGCGTTCGGAATGAGCGCCTGGAAGGCCGCCTTCGACAGCGTCAATCCGCGCTTCGAGCAGATCGCCCGGTCGCTCGGCAGCAACCGCTACCGCGCCTTTCGCACGGTGACCCTGCCTCTGGCCAAAAGCGGGATCGTCGCCGGGATCATCCTGGCGTGGACCCGGGCAATGGCGGAGTTCAGCGCGGTCCTCTTCTTCTGCGGGACCTTTCGGGAACTGCCTCCGTCGCGGTTTTCGGACCTGACCAAAATGCTGCAGATGGATCAGGCCGACTGGGTCTCGGTGGCCGTCTGGGCCCAGGTGGAGTTCGGCAATGTGGAATACGGTTTTGCTCTGGCCTTTGTTCTGGTGCTCGTGGGGGGGATTTCGGTCTACGCCATGCACCGCATCGGGGCAAAGGGCTATGTGTGGTAA